Proteins from a single region of Bogoriella caseilytica:
- a CDS encoding GntR family transcriptional regulator, whose translation MAEQCYARLRDAILQGAYSPGERLTSVRLASDLGVSRTPIRAALQRLKADGLVDSDDNRAAWVRPLTVDEVEQAYEIAGALEGMLVKRLAAQISDADLRALDEAITQMESAATSGDQHAWVKGDETFHHLLSAQAGNPLLNSMLQRVETVINRVRFLSLNIRPEGAALSAQEHRRVYEALAAHDGQRARIAHENHLDRVRDENVAFLKASFGSFPTLPTPSRP comes from the coding sequence GTGGCGGAACAGTGCTACGCCCGGTTGCGCGATGCGATCCTGCAGGGGGCGTACTCCCCGGGGGAGCGGCTGACCAGCGTCCGGCTCGCCAGCGATCTTGGCGTCTCCCGGACGCCGATACGTGCAGCCTTGCAACGACTGAAGGCTGATGGCCTCGTCGACAGCGACGACAATCGCGCGGCCTGGGTGCGGCCGCTGACCGTGGACGAGGTCGAACAGGCCTACGAGATCGCAGGAGCGCTGGAGGGCATGCTGGTCAAGCGCCTTGCCGCGCAGATCTCCGACGCTGATCTGCGCGCGCTCGATGAGGCGATCACTCAGATGGAGTCGGCGGCGACCAGTGGTGATCAACATGCGTGGGTCAAGGGTGATGAGACCTTCCACCATCTGCTCAGCGCCCAGGCGGGCAACCCGTTGCTCAATTCGATGCTGCAGCGGGTGGAGACCGTCATCAACCGTGTGCGGTTCCTGTCCTTGAACATCCGCCCAGAGGGGGCGGCGCTCTCGGCGCAGGAACACCGCCGGGTCTATGAGGCCCTCGCCGCGCACGACGGGCAGCGTGCGCGGATCGCACACGAGAACCACCTCGACCGGGTCCGGGACGAGAACGTGGCCTTCCTCAAGGCCAGCTTCGGGTCCTTTCCGACCTTGCCCACACCGTCGCGGCCCTGA
- a CDS encoding DUF4038 domain-containing protein: MNDQRSPVMPIPAPAHGRLSVPRTAIVDVELPEPPGAANPFDREATATLRGPDGEIMTVPAFYDSRLGYRARVSFPRPGAWTVQTYDEAGVALTDEPLRVDVDAAGSDRGGLQIDPAYRRHFAWADGTPFFFRGYEANWLLMLDQHDDELTRLDAFTDSILEAGFTAVTVNAYAHSFRQYVPADLEHDPRWVVPSIAPWIGGNGNPDYGRLDPDFFAHMDRAVAYLHGRGLVTHLMIHVYNKDVNWPEPASPDDDRYWRQIVARYQAYGSIIWDTAKESYHRPAGYIWTRLATIRKYDGYRRLVTAHDTNPPPNVTWGRQYLHPDNELVEALTDVTSDQILQDIHADACEHHRRTSKPYINIEFGYESGLEDLPSDDPDHDQSWEEVTRRMWHIVLGGGYPNYYYRNTAWSLFVPFPTPPGYRAVRHLADFWDALEHRRLTPVSGVATAAVPVMVRADIGREYVVLTDEAVPVTLDLPEGAQLHATWFSPLSGERHDAGPADGGSAQFSPPSDWTLSVLHLR, from the coding sequence GTGAACGACCAACGTTCCCCCGTGATGCCGATCCCCGCCCCCGCGCACGGCCGGCTTTCGGTGCCGCGCACGGCGATCGTGGATGTGGAACTTCCCGAACCGCCCGGAGCGGCCAATCCCTTCGACCGTGAGGCGACCGCGACGTTGCGCGGTCCCGATGGCGAGATCATGACGGTTCCAGCCTTCTATGACTCCAGGCTGGGGTACCGCGCCCGGGTCTCGTTCCCTCGGCCAGGAGCGTGGACCGTGCAGACCTACGACGAGGCGGGCGTGGCCCTCACCGACGAACCGCTGCGCGTCGACGTCGACGCCGCGGGCTCGGACCGTGGTGGCCTGCAGATCGACCCCGCCTACCGCCGGCATTTCGCCTGGGCCGACGGCACCCCCTTCTTCTTCCGGGGGTACGAGGCGAACTGGCTGCTGATGCTCGACCAGCACGACGACGAACTCACGCGCCTGGACGCCTTCACTGACTCCATCCTGGAGGCCGGGTTCACCGCCGTGACGGTCAACGCTTATGCCCATTCCTTCCGCCAGTACGTCCCGGCGGACCTCGAGCATGATCCGCGGTGGGTGGTCCCGTCGATCGCGCCGTGGATCGGTGGGAACGGCAACCCCGACTACGGCCGGCTGGATCCAGATTTCTTCGCTCACATGGATCGCGCCGTCGCGTACTTGCACGGACGGGGATTGGTCACCCACCTGATGATTCACGTCTACAACAAGGACGTGAACTGGCCGGAGCCGGCCTCGCCGGACGACGATCGCTACTGGCGACAGATCGTGGCTCGCTACCAGGCGTACGGGTCGATCATCTGGGACACCGCGAAGGAGTCCTACCACCGGCCCGCCGGCTACATCTGGACCAGGCTGGCCACGATCCGCAAGTACGACGGCTATCGACGGCTGGTGACCGCGCACGACACCAACCCTCCGCCGAACGTGACCTGGGGGCGGCAGTACCTCCACCCCGACAACGAACTCGTCGAAGCCCTCACCGACGTCACTTCCGACCAGATCCTGCAAGACATCCACGCCGATGCGTGCGAGCACCATCGCCGCACGTCCAAGCCGTACATCAACATCGAGTTCGGCTACGAGTCCGGTCTCGAGGATCTGCCCTCTGACGACCCCGACCACGACCAGAGCTGGGAGGAGGTCACGCGCCGGATGTGGCACATCGTGCTCGGAGGCGGCTATCCCAACTACTACTACCGGAACACCGCGTGGAGCCTGTTCGTGCCCTTCCCGACGCCGCCCGGCTACCGGGCGGTGCGGCATCTGGCGGACTTCTGGGATGCGCTCGAGCATCGGCGCCTGACGCCGGTCTCCGGCGTCGCGACCGCCGCTGTTCCGGTGATGGTGCGCGCCGACATCGGCAGGGAGTACGTCGTGCTCACCGATGAGGCCGTTCCCGTCACGCTCGACCTCCCTGAGGGCGCGCAGCTACACGCCACCTGGTTCTCCCCGCTGAGCGGCGAGCGCCACGACGCTGGGCCGGCCGATGGTGGCTCGGCCCAGTTCTCCCCTCCATCGGACTGGACGCTGAGCGTGCTCCACCTCCGATAA
- a CDS encoding ABC transporter substrate-binding protein: MERRNFLRASAGIGLGALLGAGLSACGTRGGSGSASLTMSQYGSSSRLELLEQVFEAYAGSYPDRMVRLDAASVDNYIDRLATQVSGGNAPDVMGIFHNAIAQFARQNALLELDDHIGQALDTSEFTDGLVDLGRIGGAVSALSFGDNAHGVIYDVGLLESIGKSVPEPGYTWEDLLSFSADISRAVDGDFYGTEDRSSQLDQGFKVWLLQRGKYAFTADGELGFDSTDLTDWIEYWEMLREEGAAPPADVTAEAGGTFDSSALIRGYAANHQTYANAMSSMQALTESPLALTTLPIDPSGTGSGHFLRGSNWVGVFSRTDEPEAAVEFLDFMFNDPQAVEILGAELGAPPNRALRDTLDYSPAEQQFIDYVNLITDELADEAITLDQEFPAAWNDVNTAFGTATEDVRFGRADVSESVEQFFTTAEQALRAGS; encoded by the coding sequence ATGGAACGCCGAAACTTCCTCCGGGCATCGGCCGGGATCGGACTCGGGGCGCTCCTCGGCGCAGGCCTGAGTGCTTGTGGGACACGAGGCGGCTCCGGCAGTGCGAGCCTGACCATGTCGCAGTACGGGTCCTCCAGCCGCCTTGAGCTGCTCGAGCAGGTCTTCGAGGCCTACGCCGGCAGCTACCCCGACCGCATGGTGCGGCTCGATGCGGCCAGCGTCGACAACTACATCGACCGGCTGGCGACGCAGGTGAGCGGGGGGAACGCCCCGGACGTCATGGGCATCTTCCACAATGCCATCGCCCAGTTCGCGCGGCAGAACGCCTTGCTCGAACTTGACGATCACATCGGGCAGGCCCTCGATACCAGCGAGTTCACCGACGGCCTGGTCGATCTCGGACGCATCGGCGGCGCGGTCAGTGCGTTGAGCTTCGGTGACAACGCGCACGGAGTGATCTACGACGTCGGGCTGCTGGAGAGCATTGGCAAGAGCGTGCCCGAGCCGGGTTACACCTGGGAGGACCTGCTGAGCTTCAGCGCCGATATCTCTCGCGCCGTTGACGGAGACTTCTACGGGACCGAGGATCGTTCCTCGCAACTGGACCAGGGTTTCAAGGTGTGGCTGCTCCAGCGCGGTAAGTACGCGTTCACAGCAGACGGCGAACTCGGCTTCGACTCCACTGACCTGACCGACTGGATCGAGTACTGGGAGATGTTGCGCGAGGAGGGGGCGGCGCCACCGGCCGACGTCACCGCGGAGGCCGGGGGTACCTTCGACAGCTCTGCGCTCATCCGGGGCTACGCCGCGAACCATCAGACCTATGCCAATGCCATGAGCTCGATGCAGGCGCTCACTGAGAGCCCCTTGGCGCTCACCACCTTGCCGATCGACCCCTCAGGTACTGGCAGCGGGCACTTCTTGCGCGGTTCGAACTGGGTGGGTGTCTTCTCCCGGACCGACGAACCCGAGGCGGCTGTGGAGTTCCTGGACTTCATGTTCAACGACCCGCAAGCCGTGGAGATCCTCGGCGCGGAGCTCGGGGCACCCCCCAACCGGGCGCTGCGCGACACTCTGGACTATTCTCCGGCCGAACAGCAGTTCATCGACTACGTCAACCTGATCACGGACGAGCTGGCCGATGAGGCCATCACGCTGGATCAGGAGTTCCCTGCGGCGTGGAACGACGTGAACACGGCATTTGGCACCGCCACCGAGGACGTCCGATTCGGTCGCGCGGACGTCTCCGAGTCCGTCGAGCAGTTCTTCACGACCGCAGAGCAAGCACTCCGGGCGGGCTCGTGA
- a CDS encoding carbohydrate ABC transporter permease: protein MTSLQIRRPPAPATGAGGRRTNTRSSASRAEGRWGYLFLTPWFVGLVVLTAGPMLVSLYYSFTDFSLLSTPNWVGLDNYERMFTADDRFFAAVRVTLTYVIVSVPLQLAFALGIAVLLNRALRGISAYRALYYLPSLLGGSVAVAVLWRQVFGREGAVNVVLRGLGWENPPTWIADPDFALYTLILLRVWEFGSPMVIFLAGLRQVPQEYYEAAEVDGASPVQRFFRITIPVITPVIFLNAILQLIGAFQAFNSAFIISGGTGGPLDSTLFYTLYLYIEGFTNFRMGYASALAWVLLGIIAAFTAVNFALSRFWVHYEDGGR, encoded by the coding sequence GTGACGTCCTTGCAGATCCGCCGTCCGCCCGCACCGGCCACCGGCGCGGGCGGACGGCGCACCAACACCCGCAGTTCGGCGAGCCGCGCCGAAGGGCGATGGGGCTACTTGTTCCTGACGCCCTGGTTCGTGGGGCTGGTGGTCCTGACCGCGGGGCCGATGCTCGTCTCGCTGTACTACTCCTTCACCGACTTCTCGCTGCTGTCCACACCCAACTGGGTGGGCCTGGACAACTACGAGCGGATGTTCACCGCTGATGATCGCTTCTTCGCGGCGGTGCGAGTGACGTTGACGTACGTGATCGTCTCGGTGCCACTGCAGCTGGCGTTCGCATTGGGTATCGCGGTGCTGCTGAATCGCGCGTTGCGCGGCATCTCCGCCTACCGTGCGCTGTACTACCTGCCCTCATTGCTGGGCGGAAGCGTGGCGGTCGCGGTCCTCTGGCGTCAGGTGTTCGGGCGTGAGGGCGCGGTCAACGTCGTCCTTCGCGGCCTGGGGTGGGAGAACCCGCCGACGTGGATCGCCGATCCGGACTTCGCGCTGTACACCCTGATCCTGTTGCGGGTCTGGGAGTTCGGGTCGCCGATGGTGATCTTCCTTGCCGGGCTGCGCCAGGTGCCCCAGGAGTACTACGAAGCCGCAGAGGTCGACGGGGCCTCGCCGGTGCAGCGTTTCTTCCGCATCACCATCCCGGTGATCACGCCGGTGATCTTCCTGAACGCGATCCTCCAGCTCATCGGCGCCTTCCAGGCGTTCAACTCGGCGTTCATCATCAGCGGCGGCACCGGTGGGCCCTTGGATTCCACGCTGTTCTACACCCTGTATCTGTACATCGAGGGCTTCACCAACTTCCGGATGGGGTACGCCTCGGCCCTTGCCTGGGTGCTGCTGGGCATCATCGCGGCCTTCACCGCGGTCAACTTCGCCCTGAGCCGATTCTGGGTGCACTACGAGGATGGGGGACGCTGA
- a CDS encoding carbohydrate ABC transporter permease, translating to MAILEHSAPASAREDAAPVPTRSRQRPRLTLRRVVLQLFLAAGALAMVYPIIWMAASSLKPENEIFRSATLLPEIWQWQNYIDGWNGLREPFEVFYLNSFIISALAVVGNLLSCSLAAYAFARLDFRFRTLWFAVMLGTIMLPYHATLIPQYALYFELGWVNTYLPLTVPKFLATDAFFIFLFVQFIRGIPRELDQAAKVDGAGPFRTYALIIFPLLRPALVTGAIFTTIWTYNDFFSQLVYISDTARYTVPLALRMFLDTTGESSWGPMFAMSTLSLLPLIIVFVLFQRQIVEGISTTGLKG from the coding sequence ATGGCGATCCTGGAACACTCCGCTCCGGCATCCGCGCGCGAGGACGCCGCCCCGGTGCCCACCAGATCACGTCAGCGGCCCCGCCTGACACTCCGTCGGGTGGTGCTGCAGCTCTTCCTCGCAGCGGGCGCGCTCGCGATGGTCTACCCCATCATCTGGATGGCAGCCAGCTCCCTGAAGCCGGAGAACGAGATCTTCCGGAGTGCGACCCTGCTTCCCGAGATCTGGCAATGGCAGAACTACATCGATGGCTGGAACGGGTTGCGTGAACCCTTCGAGGTGTTCTACCTCAACTCCTTCATCATCAGTGCACTGGCTGTGGTGGGGAATCTGCTCTCCTGCTCCTTAGCGGCCTACGCGTTCGCGCGGCTGGACTTCCGGTTCCGGACCCTGTGGTTCGCGGTGATGCTGGGCACGATCATGCTGCCGTACCACGCCACGCTGATCCCCCAGTACGCCCTGTACTTCGAGCTGGGCTGGGTGAACACCTACCTTCCGCTGACCGTGCCGAAGTTCTTGGCGACCGATGCGTTCTTCATCTTCTTGTTCGTGCAGTTCATTCGCGGGATCCCGCGGGAACTTGACCAGGCAGCCAAGGTTGACGGTGCCGGCCCCTTCCGGACCTATGCCTTGATCATTTTCCCTTTGCTGCGCCCGGCCCTGGTGACGGGGGCCATCTTCACCACCATCTGGACGTACAACGACTTCTTCTCCCAGCTCGTCTACATCTCCGATACGGCGCGGTACACGGTGCCGTTGGCGCTCCGGATGTTCCTGGACACCACGGGGGAGTCCTCCTGGGGGCCGATGTTCGCCATGAGCACGCTCTCGCTCCTGCCGCTCATCATCGTGTTCGTGCTGTTCCAGCGCCAGATCGTCGAGGGCATTTCCACCACTGGACTGAAGGGCTGA
- a CDS encoding DUF624 domain-containing protein — MRLTGLMSALQRILDTLWLSILWWLCVLLVVPAAAGTTALLAVSARMQDARLESGVTRAFARELRRSMRTATVVLGSWVVLAGVLAVNLSVVGAMGALRIPLLITLLAVGMTLALYASVLPMAIVTDPGASARGVLRRASCALLRAPLGAVHTILGMACAVVLVVALPLAALVVPGGLAHIAAMSWRRAHRTAPAVPPRADSGGPTGILRRDEFSLSGGLAPGR; from the coding sequence ATGCGCCTGACCGGATTGATGTCTGCGCTGCAGCGGATTCTGGACACCTTATGGCTCAGCATCCTGTGGTGGCTGTGCGTGCTCCTGGTGGTGCCCGCTGCTGCGGGGACGACAGCGCTCCTTGCGGTCAGCGCCCGGATGCAGGACGCCAGGCTGGAGTCCGGTGTGACGCGCGCCTTCGCCCGGGAGCTGCGCCGGTCCATGCGCACCGCGACCGTGGTGCTGGGCTCATGGGTGGTGCTGGCCGGGGTCCTCGCGGTGAATCTCTCCGTCGTGGGGGCGATGGGTGCCCTCCGGATCCCTCTGCTGATAACGCTGCTGGCCGTGGGGATGACGCTGGCGCTGTACGCGTCGGTGCTGCCCATGGCGATCGTGACCGATCCGGGCGCTTCCGCCCGGGGGGTGCTCCGCCGAGCCTCGTGCGCGCTCCTGCGCGCGCCGCTTGGCGCGGTGCACACGATTCTGGGGATGGCGTGCGCGGTGGTGCTGGTCGTGGCGCTGCCGCTGGCGGCGCTGGTGGTGCCAGGGGGACTCGCGCATATCGCCGCCATGAGCTGGCGGCGCGCGCATCGCACAGCGCCGGCGGTGCCGCCTCGGGCGGACAGCGGCGGTCCCACCGGTATCTTGCGCCGGGATGAGTTCTCGCTCAGTGGAGGCCTGGCTCCAGGCCGGTGA
- a CDS encoding molybdopterin-dependent oxidoreductase: MTRITRGVAALAGLAAGAVTIGLAEVLAGLLVRATDTLGTPSPLLAVGEAFVDLTPAWLKELAIATFGTADKIALFVGMGLVLVAVCAGLGILARHRTTAAVIGFAAVGVLAVIAVFSRPGSGLSDALPTVVGTALGAITLARLTRATTAAAAEPDGDPSRRSVLVGGTSLTVVGVLGIVAGRVVSGAGDVVRMAREAFVVPRVPNPVSVPEGADPGIAGQTTYRTANDTFFRIDTALSVPQVDPDSWRLRVHGLVEEEIEIDMDELLAQPLVEALVTLTCVSNTVGGDLAGNAVWTGWPVRELLARARPLPEADMVLSTSVDGWTAGTPLEVLTDDRNSLLAVGMNGEPLPEQHGFPVRMVVPGLYGYVSATKWVVDLKVTRFADDEGYWTPRGWAERGPIKTASRIDVPRGEVDAGPGVIAGVAWAQHRGVSAVEVRVDDGDWQTAALAEEPTVDSWRMWKLDWDAEPGQHTITVRATDGDGEVQTEEIAAPAPDGASGWHSVEVEVR; encoded by the coding sequence ATGACGCGCATCACGCGAGGAGTCGCCGCGCTGGCTGGACTGGCCGCGGGGGCGGTGACAATCGGCCTGGCCGAGGTGCTCGCCGGCCTCCTGGTCCGCGCGACGGACACGCTCGGTACGCCCTCGCCGCTGCTCGCGGTGGGCGAGGCGTTCGTCGACCTCACCCCCGCATGGCTCAAGGAACTCGCGATCGCCACCTTCGGCACCGCCGACAAGATCGCGCTGTTTGTCGGCATGGGGCTGGTGCTCGTCGCGGTGTGCGCCGGACTGGGGATCCTGGCCCGGCATCGCACCACGGCAGCGGTCATCGGCTTCGCCGCCGTCGGTGTGCTCGCCGTGATCGCGGTGTTCAGCCGGCCGGGCTCCGGGCTCTCCGACGCACTGCCCACGGTGGTGGGTACCGCGCTCGGCGCCATCACCCTCGCGCGGCTCACGCGGGCCACGACTGCTGCCGCGGCGGAGCCCGACGGCGATCCCTCCCGCCGGTCGGTGCTGGTCGGCGGGACCTCACTGACGGTAGTCGGCGTGCTGGGCATCGTCGCAGGCCGGGTGGTGAGCGGGGCGGGTGACGTGGTGCGGATGGCGCGCGAGGCCTTCGTGGTGCCGCGGGTGCCGAACCCGGTGAGCGTTCCCGAGGGGGCGGACCCGGGCATAGCCGGGCAGACCACCTACCGCACCGCGAACGACACCTTCTTCCGGATCGATACCGCGCTCAGCGTGCCGCAGGTGGACCCGGACTCGTGGCGGCTGCGCGTGCATGGCCTGGTGGAGGAAGAGATCGAGATTGACATGGACGAGCTGCTCGCCCAGCCGCTCGTCGAGGCTCTGGTGACGCTGACCTGCGTCTCGAACACGGTGGGGGGCGATCTGGCCGGCAACGCGGTGTGGACGGGCTGGCCGGTGCGGGAGTTGCTCGCCCGCGCCCGGCCGCTGCCGGAGGCGGACATGGTGCTCTCCACCAGCGTGGACGGCTGGACGGCCGGCACTCCGCTGGAGGTCCTCACCGACGATCGCAACTCCCTGCTCGCCGTCGGCATGAACGGCGAGCCGCTGCCCGAACAGCACGGCTTCCCGGTGCGGATGGTGGTGCCCGGGCTCTACGGCTACGTCTCGGCCACCAAGTGGGTGGTGGACCTGAAGGTCACGCGCTTCGCCGACGACGAGGGCTACTGGACGCCGCGCGGTTGGGCCGAGCGCGGTCCGATCAAGACCGCCTCACGCATCGACGTGCCCCGCGGCGAGGTCGACGCCGGGCCCGGCGTGATCGCCGGGGTGGCGTGGGCGCAGCACCGCGGCGTGTCCGCGGTGGAGGTCCGCGTGGACGACGGTGACTGGCAGACCGCCGCCCTGGCCGAGGAGCCCACCGTGGATTCCTGGCGGATGTGGAAGCTGGACTGGGATGCCGAGCCGGGGCAGCACACCATCACGGTGCGGGCCACCGACGGCGATGGCGAGGTCCAGACCGAGGAGATCGCCGCACCCGCGCCCGACGGCGCGAGCGGCTGGCACTCGGTGGAGGTCGAGGTGCGCTGA
- a CDS encoding type I restriction-modification system subunit M: MAPTTSESQRAELHKTIWRIANDLRGSVDGWDFKTYVLGMLFYRFISENLTAYINKGEHEAGYPDFDYADLLDSEAEFGRRETVAEKGFYIVPSELFENVRERAPRDPNLNETLERVFKNIEGSAVNTDSEDDLKGLFDDLDVNSSKLGNTVAKRNEKLVKLLDAIGELPLGNFEDNSIDLFGDAYEYLMQMYASQAGKSGGEYYTPQEVSEVLAKIAVNGRTRVNKVYDPAAGSGSLLLKFAKVLGHENVGGFYGQEINLTTYNLARINMFLHDVNYEKFDLAHGDTLTDPMHWDDEPFEAIVSNPPYSTKWEGDANPLLINDERFAPAGVLAPKSKADLAFTMHILSWLAVNGTAAIVEFPGVLYRGGAERKIRKYLIDNNYVDAVIQLPPDLFFGTTIATCIIVLKKSKTDNAVLFVNASAEFKRSGNKNKLAPENQERILGLLGGRSDVDHLAKLVPNEEIAANDYNIAVSSYVEAEDTREAIDITELNAEIARIVARQAELRTSIDEIVADLEGQKS; encoded by the coding sequence ATGGCACCGACCACCAGCGAATCCCAGCGCGCCGAACTGCACAAGACCATCTGGCGCATCGCGAACGATCTGCGCGGCAGCGTCGATGGGTGGGACTTCAAGACCTATGTGCTCGGCATGCTCTTCTACCGGTTCATCTCCGAGAACCTCACCGCCTACATCAACAAGGGCGAGCACGAGGCCGGCTACCCGGACTTCGACTACGCCGATCTGCTGGACTCCGAGGCAGAGTTCGGCCGGCGCGAGACGGTGGCGGAGAAGGGTTTCTACATCGTGCCTTCCGAGTTGTTCGAGAACGTGCGCGAGCGGGCGCCGCGCGATCCCAACCTGAACGAGACGCTCGAGCGGGTCTTCAAGAACATCGAGGGTTCCGCGGTGAACACGGACAGCGAGGATGACCTCAAGGGCCTCTTCGACGATCTGGACGTCAACAGTTCCAAGCTCGGCAACACCGTGGCCAAGCGCAACGAGAAGCTGGTGAAGCTCCTCGATGCGATCGGTGAGCTACCGCTGGGAAACTTCGAGGACAACTCGATCGACCTCTTCGGTGACGCCTACGAGTACCTCATGCAGATGTACGCCTCGCAGGCCGGCAAGTCCGGTGGCGAGTACTACACCCCGCAGGAGGTCTCCGAGGTGCTGGCGAAGATCGCCGTGAATGGCCGCACCCGCGTGAACAAGGTCTACGACCCGGCGGCGGGATCTGGTTCGCTGCTGCTGAAGTTCGCGAAGGTGCTCGGCCACGAGAACGTGGGCGGTTTCTACGGCCAGGAGATCAACCTGACCACATACAACCTGGCTCGGATCAACATGTTCCTGCACGACGTCAACTACGAGAAGTTCGACCTCGCCCACGGGGACACCCTTACCGATCCGATGCACTGGGACGACGAGCCTTTCGAGGCCATCGTCTCCAACCCGCCGTACTCCACCAAGTGGGAGGGCGACGCGAACCCCCTGCTGATCAACGATGAGCGCTTCGCTCCCGCCGGAGTGCTGGCCCCGAAGTCGAAGGCGGATCTCGCCTTCACCATGCACATTCTGAGCTGGCTGGCGGTGAACGGCACCGCGGCGATCGTCGAGTTCCCCGGAGTGCTCTACCGCGGCGGCGCCGAGCGGAAGATCCGCAAGTACCTGATCGACAACAACTACGTGGACGCCGTCATCCAGCTCCCGCCGGATCTGTTCTTCGGCACCACGATCGCCACGTGCATCATCGTGCTCAAGAAGTCCAAGACCGACAACGCGGTGCTCTTCGTGAACGCGTCCGCCGAGTTCAAGCGCTCGGGGAACAAGAACAAGCTCGCGCCGGAGAACCAGGAGCGCATCCTCGGCCTGCTGGGCGGGCGGAGCGACGTGGACCACCTCGCCAAGCTCGTGCCGAACGAGGAGATCGCGGCGAACGACTACAACATCGCTGTGTCTTCCTACGTGGAGGCCGAGGACACCCGCGAGGCGATCGACATCACGGAGCTCAACGCGGAGATCGCGCGGATCGTTGCCCGGCAAGCTGAGCTGCGCACCTCCATCGACGAGATCGTGGCGGATCTGGAGGGGCAGAAGTCATGA
- a CDS encoding restriction endonuclease, with product MTEMPNWEGFMVPTLKAMSDGEVRHWREFQPLTADIAALTVEQRQELLPSGRRLKYADRIGWAVSFLTNVGALTRPKRGHYQITDAGQQLIKLFPNGAKEREIKALGADPSSPIREYVATTNRKANESTAIAPAEDSPMTPTEQVQIGIERIHEEIAVELLTRLQDKAPGFFEQAVVDLLLAMGYGGATGAGSVTQLSNDGGIDGVIDQDILGLNRVYIQAKRYHDGNTVGRPDLQAFVGALSGKADSGVFITTSRFSVGARSYAENVPTRIILIDGKRLTSLMIRYGVGVQVKETYKVVEIDEDFFA from the coding sequence ATGACGGAGATGCCCAATTGGGAAGGCTTTATGGTCCCGACCCTCAAGGCGATGAGTGATGGCGAAGTCCGTCACTGGCGAGAGTTCCAGCCGCTGACCGCGGACATAGCGGCGTTGACCGTTGAGCAGCGCCAAGAACTGCTGCCGTCGGGGCGGAGGTTGAAGTACGCAGACCGTATTGGTTGGGCAGTCTCGTTCTTGACCAACGTTGGTGCGCTGACGCGCCCGAAGAGGGGTCACTACCAGATCACTGATGCCGGGCAGCAGCTCATCAAGCTGTTCCCGAACGGCGCCAAAGAACGCGAAATCAAGGCGCTCGGCGCGGATCCCAGCTCACCGATCCGCGAGTATGTGGCGACCACGAACCGCAAGGCGAACGAATCTACGGCGATCGCGCCGGCCGAGGACTCCCCGATGACTCCGACCGAGCAGGTACAGATCGGCATCGAGCGTATCCACGAAGAGATCGCGGTCGAGCTGCTCACGCGGCTGCAGGACAAGGCTCCAGGCTTCTTCGAGCAGGCCGTCGTGGATCTCCTGCTTGCGATGGGCTACGGCGGCGCCACGGGTGCAGGTAGCGTCACCCAGCTCAGCAACGACGGCGGCATTGATGGCGTGATCGACCAGGACATCCTCGGCCTCAACCGCGTCTACATCCAGGCCAAGCGCTACCACGACGGCAACACGGTCGGACGTCCCGACCTCCAGGCTTTCGTCGGAGCGCTCAGCGGCAAAGCCGACAGCGGTGTTTTCATCACCACGAGCCGATTCTCCGTAGGAGCGCGCTCCTACGCCGAGAACGTGCCCACACGCATCATCCTGATCGACGGCAAGCGCCTCACCAGCCTGATGATCCGCTACGGCGTCGGTGTGCAAGTGAAAGAGACCTACAAAGTTGTCGAGATCGACGAGGACTTCTTCGCATGA